Proteins found in one Flavobacterium channae genomic segment:
- a CDS encoding DUF2851 family protein, producing MKEDFLHHLWQYKKFDIANLKTTKEESVQILNSGQYLQLAGPDFFNAQIIIGNQKWAGNIEIHLKSSDWYVHNHENDANYDSVILHVVWEHDMPVFRKDNSEIPTLELKNYVVLSDLHKYQSLMLQKSWIFCENEIGKIDDFVFKNWQERLFFERLERKSKLIFELLEDLSQDWEAVLFCLLARNFGLNTNGESFFELAKSIPFSVIRKEAFEVCYLEALFFGQADLLSNDFQDVYAKQLLKEYSYLVNKHQISAEVFGKVEFFKHRPDNFPTIRLSQLANLYHSQQNLFSKILECNSLDGLYKVFDVGVTKYWETHYVFDKESSKKLKKLSKSFIHLLIVNTIIPLRFAYASIQQKDCTQELIDLAFSIPSEENSIIERFRSLTIQSKNVYHSQALLQMKKEYCDFKKCLDCAVGHFILRK from the coding sequence ATGAAAGAAGATTTTTTGCACCACTTGTGGCAATACAAGAAATTTGATATTGCCAATTTAAAAACTACCAAAGAAGAATCGGTTCAGATTCTAAATTCGGGTCAATATTTGCAACTTGCCGGACCTGATTTTTTCAATGCACAAATTATTATTGGGAACCAAAAATGGGCTGGGAATATAGAAATTCATCTCAAGTCTTCCGATTGGTATGTTCACAATCATGAAAACGATGCAAATTATGATTCCGTTATTTTACATGTGGTTTGGGAACATGATATGCCTGTTTTTAGGAAAGATAATTCTGAAATCCCAACTCTAGAATTAAAAAATTATGTTGTATTATCAGATTTGCATAAATATCAATCGTTAATGCTTCAGAAATCTTGGATATTCTGTGAAAACGAAATAGGAAAAATTGATGATTTTGTTTTTAAAAATTGGCAGGAACGTTTGTTTTTTGAGCGCTTGGAAAGAAAATCAAAATTAATTTTTGAATTGCTTGAAGATTTGAGTCAAGATTGGGAAGCGGTTTTGTTTTGTTTGCTTGCTAGAAATTTTGGATTGAATACTAACGGTGAATCTTTTTTTGAATTGGCAAAGTCAATTCCTTTCTCTGTAATTAGAAAAGAAGCTTTTGAGGTTTGTTATTTAGAAGCTTTGTTTTTTGGACAAGCTGATTTATTGTCGAATGATTTTCAAGATGTTTATGCTAAACAATTGCTGAAGGAATATAGTTATTTGGTAAACAAACATCAGATTTCGGCTGAAGTTTTCGGTAAAGTGGAGTTTTTTAAGCACCGACCAGATAATTTTCCAACAATTCGATTGTCACAATTAGCTAATTTATACCATTCACAACAAAATCTTTTTTCTAAAATTCTAGAATGTAATTCACTTGATGGTTTATATAAGGTTTTTGATGTTGGTGTGACGAAATATTGGGAAACACATTATGTTTTTGATAAAGAAAGTTCTAAGAAATTAAAGAAACTTTCCAAATCATTCATCCATTTATTAATTGTTAATACGATTATACCCTTAAGATTTGCTTATGCGTCAATTCAACAAAAAGATTGTACCCAAGAATTAATAGATTTGGCTTTTTCAATTCCTTCAGAAGAAAATTCTATTATTGAAAGATTTCGTAGTTTGACGATACAATCTAAAAATGTGTATCATTCTCAAGCATTGCTGCAAATGAAAAAAGAATATTGCGACTTTAAAAAATGTCTCGATTGTGCAGTAGGACATTTTATACTGAGAAAATAA
- a CDS encoding GLPGLI family protein → MKKIITITFLSLFAFIHSQTGVKPPKGFKITYTRSSNGKLLENQDAIFIFTNALETLITSEKMNSGKADFPFEQTLINHSENKIIQVTQLKKEKSVTTVDSLSLAKQNFEFLTESKTILGYKCQKAKTIINSNTIELWYTNDLQVKGAPTTLGQNIGLVLEMVRNGNFIIKATKIEKMKSASPSLILQNSTTNSPILDGLTYKDLVWKSRFTTIKIFENEIINFSDASKSNDSILRFANGTIILKKVTFPEIKKGDLVFLDLIEQSNGDAYDRTGSVFLIPQDKKQSFIDGLQNGVKTLPIYENGNGKQYQGVVSTKEYSSLIELMRFFTPFGIKQYNYIQLKDKNWHEIVPYRAEITDLKTNLSGKTIYIGSFIGNYDKGGHKVSLNITIHPSESNLDKTNVAIPLFNTTNVMEMAGQEYATMFNHEKGLEVTFTIDKEIKNVKLRYISTGHGGWENGDEFVPKRNTIILNGKEVFSFIPWRQDCGGYRLFNPASGNFNDGLSSSDLSRSNWCPGTATNPIYIELGDLKAGKHTIQVKIPQGANEGGSFSSWNVSGILLGE, encoded by the coding sequence ATGAAAAAAATTATAACTATCACATTTTTAAGTCTTTTTGCTTTTATACATTCACAAACTGGAGTAAAACCACCAAAAGGTTTTAAAATTACTTACACTCGAAGCTCAAACGGAAAATTATTAGAAAACCAAGATGCTATTTTTATTTTTACAAATGCATTGGAAACACTAATTACTTCTGAAAAAATGAATTCAGGAAAAGCCGATTTCCCTTTCGAACAAACATTAATCAATCATTCTGAAAATAAAATTATTCAGGTAACCCAACTCAAAAAAGAGAAATCGGTTACTACAGTTGACAGTCTTTCTTTGGCTAAACAAAATTTTGAATTTCTTACGGAATCAAAAACGATTTTAGGCTACAAATGTCAAAAAGCGAAAACCATTATAAATTCAAACACAATTGAACTTTGGTACACAAATGATTTACAAGTAAAAGGAGCTCCAACAACTTTAGGACAAAACATTGGATTGGTTTTAGAAATGGTTCGAAATGGAAACTTTATAATAAAAGCTACCAAAATTGAAAAAATGAAATCGGCTAGCCCGAGTTTAATTTTGCAAAATTCAACCACAAACAGTCCTATTTTAGATGGTTTGACATATAAAGATTTGGTTTGGAAAAGCCGATTTACTACTATAAAAATTTTTGAAAACGAAATCATCAACTTTTCTGACGCTTCTAAATCGAATGATAGTATTTTACGTTTTGCAAACGGAACCATTATTTTGAAAAAAGTTACATTTCCAGAAATTAAAAAAGGTGATTTGGTCTTTTTGGATTTAATAGAACAATCCAACGGAGACGCTTATGATAGAACAGGTTCAGTCTTTTTGATTCCTCAAGACAAAAAACAATCCTTTATTGACGGCTTACAAAATGGCGTTAAAACATTACCTATTTATGAAAACGGAAATGGCAAACAATATCAAGGAGTCGTTTCAACAAAAGAATATTCCTCGTTAATTGAATTGATGCGCTTTTTTACGCCATTCGGAATTAAACAATACAATTACATACAACTAAAAGATAAAAATTGGCATGAAATTGTGCCTTATCGAGCTGAAATTACCGATTTAAAAACAAATTTATCTGGAAAAACGATATACATAGGATCTTTTATCGGCAATTACGATAAAGGCGGACACAAAGTTTCTTTAAATATTACCATTCATCCAAGCGAAAGTAATTTAGACAAAACAAATGTTGCAATTCCTTTATTTAATACGACAAACGTGATGGAAATGGCTGGACAAGAATATGCAACTATGTTCAATCATGAAAAAGGGTTAGAAGTAACATTTACAATAGATAAAGAAATTAAGAATGTAAAATTGCGTTACATTTCAACCGGTCATGGTGGTTGGGAAAATGGAGATGAATTTGTACCAAAAAGAAATACAATAATTTTAAACGGTAAAGAAGTGTTTTCGTTTATTCCATGGAGACAAGATTGTGGAGGTTACCGATTATTTAATCCTGCATCAGGAAATTTTAATGATGGATTATCATCGTCAGATTTAAGTCGCTCAAACTGGTGTCCGGGAACTGCAACCAATCCAATTTATATAGAACTTGGTGATTTAAAAGCTGGAAAACATACAATTCAAGTAAAAATTCCTCAAGGAGCAAACGAAGGCGGAAGCTTTAGTTCGTGGAATGTTTCTGGAATATTACTAGGAGAATAA
- a CDS encoding pyridoxal-phosphate dependent enzyme — translation MKYAKNILETIGNTPLVKLNKITSEVDALVLAKVETFNPGNSVKDRMAVKMIEDAEADGRLKPGGTIIEGTSGNTGMGLALAAIVKGYKCIFVISDKQSKEKSDILRAVGAKVIVCPTDVEPTDPRSYYSVSKKLGEEIPNSWYVNQYDNPSNAVAHYEQTGPEIWEQTEGKITHFVVGVGTGGTISGVAKYLKEKNPNIKIWGVDTYGSVFKKYHETGIFDENEIYSYITEGIGEDILPKNVDFSLIDGFTKVTDKDAAVYTRKIALEEGIFVGNSAGAAVKGLIQLKEHFGPNDVVVVLFHDSGSRYVGKMFNDDWMRERGFLEEEVTKAEDLIKEHIDKPLVVVRTEELVSHAIERMRKYKISQIPVIDVNGFVGSVDESDLFQSYITDKNTAERPIREVMGKPFPIVKLGTPIEDVSRLITKENQAVLIDLGNGKHHIITKHDIINSIK, via the coding sequence ATGAAATACGCTAAAAATATATTAGAAACTATTGGGAATACACCATTAGTTAAATTGAATAAAATTACTTCAGAAGTTGATGCTTTGGTTTTGGCTAAAGTGGAGACTTTTAATCCAGGAAATTCTGTTAAAGATAGAATGGCTGTTAAAATGATTGAAGATGCAGAAGCAGATGGTCGTTTAAAACCAGGAGGAACAATTATCGAAGGAACTTCAGGAAATACCGGAATGGGTTTGGCTTTAGCAGCAATTGTTAAAGGTTATAAATGTATTTTTGTTATTTCTGATAAACAATCTAAAGAAAAGTCGGATATTCTTCGTGCTGTTGGTGCTAAAGTTATTGTTTGTCCAACAGATGTTGAACCTACAGATCCTCGTTCGTATTATTCGGTTTCAAAAAAATTGGGAGAAGAAATTCCTAATTCTTGGTATGTAAACCAATACGATAATCCAAGTAATGCTGTTGCGCATTATGAACAAACTGGTCCTGAAATTTGGGAACAAACAGAAGGTAAAATTACGCATTTTGTTGTAGGTGTTGGAACAGGAGGAACTATTTCAGGAGTTGCAAAATATTTAAAAGAGAAAAATCCTAATATCAAAATTTGGGGTGTAGATACTTATGGTTCGGTTTTCAAAAAATACCACGAAACTGGAATTTTTGATGAGAACGAAATCTATTCTTACATCACAGAAGGTATTGGAGAAGATATTTTACCTAAGAATGTTGACTTTTCATTAATTGATGGTTTTACAAAGGTTACTGATAAAGATGCAGCAGTTTATACTCGAAAAATAGCTTTAGAAGAAGGGATTTTTGTTGGGAACTCTGCAGGAGCTGCTGTAAAGGGCTTAATTCAGTTGAAAGAGCATTTTGGTCCAAATGATGTTGTTGTGGTCTTATTTCACGATTCTGGAAGCCGTTATGTTGGAAAGATGTTTAATGATGATTGGATGAGAGAAAGAGGCTTCTTAGAAGAAGAAGTTACAAAAGCAGAAGATTTAATCAAAGAGCATATCGATAAACCTTTAGTTGTGGTTCGTACTGAAGAATTGGTTTCGCATGCAATTGAAAGAATGAGAAAATATAAAATTTCTCAAATTCCAGTAATTGATGTAAACGGATTTGTAGGTTCTGTTGATGAGTCTGATTTATTCCAAAGTTATATTACAGATAAAAATACAGCTGAAAGACCAATTAGAGAAGTTATGGGTAAACCTTTCCCAATTGTAAAATTAGGAACTCCAATTGAAGATGTTTCAAGATTAATTACTAAAGAAAATCAAGCTGTTTTGATTGATTTAGGAAATGGAAAACACCACATTATTACAAAACACGATATTATCAATTCGATTAAATAA
- a CDS encoding putative porin, with the protein MRFLIFTCFLFLSFISNAQIRSVDGSIGKLPNNSSDPNDTIAKFNKNRDVTAKAPIDLYKIYTLQKDTTYVDTSLTIQSEYKYNLLRKDIFGLMPFSNEGHTYNTLDFGLNPKTAFPNFGFRAKHFNYLEVDEIKYYSVPTPLTDLYFKTVMEQGQTLDAFLTVNTKPNLNFSIAYRGLRSLGKYVNNLTSSGNFRFTSSYFTKDKRYFLNAHFTGQDISNQENGGIVNLSEFESSEDPFDERDRIKVYFTNATSLLKGNRFFLDHSFKLNKENPNSLVFIHQFNQEYKFFEFTQDTPSDRFGDRFTNKINNKTRYNHFYNKLGVAYKTKSYGDLEFFIDDNKYNYYYDRVVYDSAGDIVVPNSISDRINNLGGNYSYLINKVNVRLHVSQSISNQSISNIEASGNYKINDDYKFEFKYQKLNSLPNLNYNLYQSGYVDYNWSNNFKNEKLNQFQFSALTKWLNINATYKVLDDYLYFDNLTNDITQLTVKPQQYDKTINYFSVKANKEIKFWKFALDNTVLYQQVEQSDEVLNVPKIVTRNTLYFTGHVFKKAMLLQTGVTFQYFTEYYANDYNPLLGEFYVQNESKIGGFPMFDFFVNARVRQTRIFLKAEHFNSAWTGYDFYSAPNYPYRDFMIRFGLVWNFFK; encoded by the coding sequence ATGAGATTTTTAATTTTTACTTGTTTTCTCTTCTTGTCTTTTATTTCTAATGCTCAAATTAGAAGTGTAGATGGTAGTATTGGTAAATTGCCTAATAATTCTTCCGATCCTAATGATACTATTGCTAAATTTAATAAGAATCGTGATGTAACCGCCAAAGCACCAATAGATTTATACAAAATATACACTTTACAAAAAGATACCACTTATGTAGACACTTCGTTAACTATTCAGAGTGAGTATAAATATAATTTACTTCGTAAAGATATATTTGGTTTAATGCCTTTTTCAAACGAAGGTCACACTTATAACACTCTTGATTTTGGTCTAAATCCTAAAACTGCTTTTCCGAATTTTGGTTTTAGAGCAAAACATTTTAACTATTTAGAAGTTGATGAAATAAAATATTATTCCGTTCCTACCCCTTTAACAGATTTATATTTTAAAACTGTTATGGAGCAAGGACAAACATTGGATGCTTTTCTAACAGTTAATACAAAACCTAACCTTAATTTTTCTATTGCCTATCGCGGTTTGCGTTCTCTTGGTAAATATGTAAATAACTTAACGAGTTCTGGTAATTTTAGATTTACATCAAGTTATTTTACAAAAGATAAGCGATATTTTTTAAATGCTCATTTTACAGGTCAGGATATTTCCAATCAAGAAAATGGAGGGATTGTTAATTTAAGTGAATTTGAATCAAGTGAAGATCCTTTTGATGAAAGAGATCGTATTAAAGTTTATTTTACTAATGCAACTTCGCTTTTAAAAGGAAATCGTTTTTTTCTAGATCATTCGTTTAAACTAAATAAAGAGAATCCAAATAGTTTGGTTTTTATACATCAATTTAATCAAGAATATAAATTTTTTGAATTTACTCAAGATACTCCAAGTGATAGATTTGGTGATAGATTTACTAATAAAATTAATAACAAAACCAGATATAATCATTTTTATAATAAATTAGGAGTTGCTTATAAGACGAAGTCTTATGGTGATTTAGAGTTTTTCATTGATGATAATAAATATAATTATTATTACGATAGAGTTGTTTATGATTCTGCAGGTGATATTGTAGTCCCTAATTCTATTTCTGATAGAATCAATAATTTAGGAGGTAATTATTCCTATTTAATTAATAAGGTGAATGTGAGGTTACATGTTTCGCAATCAATCTCTAATCAATCAATTTCAAATATTGAAGCAAGTGGAAATTATAAAATAAATGATGATTATAAATTTGAATTTAAATATCAAAAGTTAAATAGTTTACCAAATCTAAACTACAATTTATATCAAAGTGGTTATGTAGATTACAATTGGTCAAATAATTTTAAGAACGAAAAATTAAACCAATTTCAGTTTTCAGCACTTACAAAATGGTTAAATATAAATGCAACGTATAAGGTTTTAGACGATTATTTGTATTTTGATAATTTAACAAATGATATCACTCAGTTAACAGTAAAACCACAACAGTATGATAAGACTATTAATTATTTTTCGGTTAAAGCAAATAAAGAAATTAAGTTTTGGAAATTTGCATTAGATAATACGGTTTTATATCAACAAGTTGAACAATCAGATGAAGTGTTAAATGTACCAAAAATTGTAACTAGAAACACTTTGTATTTTACTGGACATGTGTTTAAAAAAGCGATGTTGCTACAAACAGGTGTTACATTCCAATATTTTACAGAATACTACGCTAACGATTATAATCCATTACTTGGCGAATTCTATGTGCAAAATGAATCTAAAATTGGAGGTTTTCCAATGTTTGATTTCTTTGTTAATGCTAGAGTTAGACAAACCAGAATCTTCTTAAAGGCAGAACACTTTAATTCGGCTTGGACAGGTTATGATTTTTATTCAGCTCCAAATTATCCTTACCGTGATTTTATGATTCGTTTTGGATTGGTTTGGAACTTTTTCAAATAA
- a CDS encoding DUF4832 domain-containing protein: MKLIKSIAFYSAVALSLTMMSCEDDNSGDNSASNFVGLENYQTVEIADGETVVVEGRILASEATGEDRTFNLMVDPSTTHGAANYSVPATVTIPAGSKEGTYDVTIVGNSLVDGNKIVVYLETAEGVNHSTTYGTYSNGVLTGVGTAKSTFNLYRPCASVRARLSITFDNYPEETAWELYDADFNVIDSGGITGGAITGYAALGFADRSTFSVVKCLAPGEYTFVIYDDYGDGMYTSATVSGSFSGNNLNNGAVLFTGGGNFGSFSEHTFTIQ; the protein is encoded by the coding sequence ATGAAATTAATTAAATCAATTGCATTTTATTCAGCTGTAGCATTGTCTTTGACAATGATGAGTTGTGAAGATGATAATTCAGGAGATAATTCAGCATCTAATTTTGTAGGATTAGAGAATTATCAAACTGTTGAGATTGCTGATGGTGAAACTGTTGTTGTTGAAGGACGTATTTTAGCTTCTGAAGCAACTGGTGAAGATAGAACTTTTAATTTAATGGTTGATCCTTCAACTACTCACGGAGCAGCTAATTATTCAGTACCTGCTACTGTAACTATTCCTGCTGGATCAAAAGAAGGTACTTATGATGTAACTATTGTTGGAAATAGTTTAGTTGATGGTAACAAAATAGTAGTTTACTTAGAAACTGCTGAAGGAGTTAATCATTCTACTACTTATGGTACATATTCTAATGGGGTATTAACTGGTGTTGGTACTGCAAAGTCAACATTTAATTTATATAGACCATGTGCTTCTGTTAGAGCTAGATTATCAATTACTTTTGATAATTATCCAGAAGAAACTGCTTGGGAATTATATGATGCTGATTTTAATGTGATTGATTCTGGTGGTATTACTGGTGGTGCAATTACAGGTTACGCAGCTTTAGGATTTGCTGATAGAAGTACTTTCTCAGTTGTAAAATGTTTAGCTCCTGGTGAATATACTTTTGTAATCTATGATGATTATGGAGATGGTATGTATACTAGTGCTACGGTTTCTGGATCTTTCTCTGGAAACAACTTAAATAATGGTGCTGTTTTATTTACTGGTGGAGGTAATTTTGGTTCTTTTTCAGAACACACATTCACTATTCAATAG
- a CDS encoding RagB/SusD family nutrient uptake outer membrane protein: MKKSLIYLLVAASIISVGCSEDFLDPVRNTNVVTSEDIAANANLNPALLEGSLNGIGSLLIEPAGITGTRHYDLGQKGVDIWLDILSGDMALSANSYGWYRDTANLVSTVDFSREENSIIWRFYYKVIALSNNVINSFGGNDAAPTTSEARHIYAQAKAYRAYAYFYLAQIFQRAYDPSQAILPYNDGNDANISYAKVPASQIYDLIISDLTQSVQFLSDFTPSSKQQISQHVAKGLLAYTYAAMGNYTDAKTLSDEIISSGAYSMTTTGQLAFPGSGSGFNDVNTESWMWGYDLTLDLGHQLLDWWGQMDYFTYSYQWAGDRKTIDNGLLALIPANDVRRSQFGTSGTSIRMPINKFFSPDRVVGGQQVITTDLIFMRVDEFYLLSAEAAAKSGNEAAAKARLKELLASRLGGSANADAYVDPLTGAALREAIYRQTRIELWGEGKSYLAMKRNQATVTRGTNHVFRAGQSFLYDSDEMSFQIPQLEMDNNSQITGQN; encoded by the coding sequence ATGAAAAAAAGTTTAATTTATTTATTAGTAGCTGCTTCAATCATTTCGGTTGGATGTAGTGAAGATTTCTTAGATCCAGTAAGAAATACTAATGTTGTTACTAGTGAAGATATTGCAGCCAATGCAAATTTAAATCCAGCTTTGTTGGAAGGTAGTCTTAACGGGATTGGTAGTTTGTTAATTGAGCCTGCTGGTATCACAGGAACAAGACATTATGATTTAGGACAAAAAGGTGTTGATATTTGGTTAGATATCTTATCTGGTGATATGGCTTTATCAGCTAATTCTTATGGTTGGTATAGAGATACGGCTAACCTTGTATCTACAGTAGACTTTTCTCGTGAGGAGAATAGTATTATCTGGAGATTTTATTATAAGGTTATTGCTTTATCTAATAATGTTATTAATAGTTTTGGTGGTAACGATGCTGCACCAACAACTTCTGAAGCTCGTCATATTTATGCACAAGCAAAAGCTTATCGTGCTTATGCATATTTTTATTTAGCTCAAATTTTCCAAAGAGCTTATGATCCTTCTCAAGCTATCTTACCTTATAATGATGGTAATGATGCAAATATATCTTATGCTAAGGTTCCTGCTTCTCAAATCTATGATTTGATTATAAGTGACTTAACACAGTCAGTTCAGTTTTTAAGTGATTTTACACCTTCTAGCAAACAACAAATTAGTCAGCACGTTGCTAAAGGTTTGTTGGCATATACCTATGCTGCTATGGGGAATTATACTGATGCTAAAACTTTATCAGATGAAATTATTTCTTCTGGAGCTTATTCTATGACTACAACAGGACAATTAGCATTCCCTGGTTCTGGTTCAGGATTTAATGATGTTAATACTGAATCTTGGATGTGGGGTTATGATTTAACTTTAGATTTAGGTCATCAGTTATTAGATTGGTGGGGACAAATGGATTATTTTACTTATAGTTACCAATGGGCTGGAGATAGAAAAACTATCGATAACGGATTATTAGCTTTAATCCCTGCTAATGATGTTAGAAGATCTCAATTTGGTACATCTGGTACATCTATTCGTATGCCAATTAATAAGTTCTTCTCTCCTGATCGTGTTGTAGGTGGTCAACAAGTTATAACTACCGATTTGATTTTTATGCGTGTTGATGAGTTTTATTTATTAAGTGCTGAAGCTGCTGCTAAATCTGGTAATGAAGCTGCTGCTAAAGCAAGATTAAAAGAGTTGTTGGCTAGTCGTTTAGGTGGTTCAGCAAATGCTGATGCTTATGTTGATCCATTAACAGGTGCTGCTCTTAGAGAAGCAATTTACCGTCAAACTAGAATTGAATTATGGGGTGAAGGTAAAAGTTACTTAGCTATGAAACGTAATCAAGCTACTGTAACTAGAGGTACTAACCACGTTTTCCGTGCAGGTCAATCTTTCTTATATGATTCTGATGAAATGTCATTCCAAATTCCACAGTTGGAAATGGATAATAATTCTCAAATAACTGGTCAAAACTAA